The nucleotide window AACTGCGGGGTATGATGAAATAAGTGTTTCTGGTTTTTACGATGTGGTTTTGGTCTCTGGAACCGAAGGAGCAATAACAATTGAAGGTGAGGAAAATATTCTTCCTCATGTAAAAATAGAAGTCAGCGGTAATGTATTGAAAATTTATAATGATAAAGTAAGCTTCGATACCAAAAAAGATGTTACTGTGACTGTACCTATTGAGCAAATAAATGCTCTAAGTTTATCTGGATCTGGTGATATTACAACGAAAACTTCAATTGTTTCCCCTGTATTTAAGGCTAAATTATCTGGTTCTGGTGATTTGACGTTAGATGTTAAAAACACCGATTTTGAAATTAATTTGAGCGGTTCAGGAGATATTGTTTTAAAAGGAAGTTCGGATAATTTTACTTCAAAAGTATCAGGTTCTGGGGATATAGATGCAGTTAATTTATTAACTAAAAAAGCAAATGTAACCGTTTCTGGTTCTGGAGATATGAAATTGAATTGCAGTGAAAGCCTATATGCAAGAGTTTCGGGTTCAGGCGATATTGAATACAAAGGAAACCCTCAACAAAAAGACACAAAAGTGAGTGGCTCCGGTGATATTACAAAAATATAAATAGAGTAATTAGTGAATAGTCCTTAGTAATTAGAAAATTATAACACAAACTAAGGACTATTCACTATTCACCAATTTCCTTCTTCGGAACTCTTTTCAAAAGAAAGATTCCAATTATAAAAAATGCAGTCAGGAACACAATTGCCAATCTTGGGCTTCCGGTAATTTGGTCAATGGCACCATAAACACACATTCCAATTACAATTCCAATTTTTTCGGTTACATCATAAAAACTGAAAAAAGATGCTGTATCTTCCGTCTCAGGTAAAAGTTTGGAATATGTTGAACGAGACAAAGCCTGAATTCCTCCCATAACAAGTCCTACCAATGCAGCCATTATATAAAACTGATTAGGAGTTTTTATAAAAAAAGCAGCCGAACAAAGTATTGCCCAAAAACAATTGATGACAATAAGTGTCGGTATGTTTCCGAATTTGGCAGATGCTTTTGAAGTTAAAATAGCTCCACAAATAGCGATAATCTGAATTAATAAAATACAGATTATCAGTCCGGTTTGGCTTTGGCTCGGAGATTCCCAAGCGATTTCTTGAGAACCAAAATAGGTTGCAATGAGCATTACGGTTTGAACAGCCATACTGTAGACAAAAAAGCTAGCCAAATATCTTTTTAACGGTATGTTGCTTTCTAATAATCCCCATACTTTTTTCAATTCCTTAAAACCATTGAATACAACAGCTTTTGTCACTTTTCTAGCTTCATTTTTGTTTCCTTTTGGCAAAAAATAATAAGTATATTGACTGAATAACATCCACCAGATTCCTACCATTACAAAGGAATATTTCATGGCTTTCATTGCAGCTTCTCCTTTAGTACTTCCAGTTATTCCAAAAGTATCAGGCATCATTACCATAGCTAGATTTACAATTAGTAGAATCACACTTCCAATGTATCCAAGGGAATACCCTTTGGCACTTACGGCATCCTGTTGTTCGGTAAAAGCAATATCAGGTAAGTAAGAGTTATAAAAAACCAAACTTCCCCAAAAACCGATTAAACCAAAAAAGTAAAAAAACAATCCAACGTAGATATTTTCTAGGCTAAACCAATTGAGACCAATGCATGAAAGTGCTCCCATATAACAGAAAAATTTCATGAAGGATTTTTTATTTCCAACATAATCGGCAATTCCAGATAATAATGGCGAAAAAAAAGCAACCATTAGGAATGCCGCTGCAGTAACAAAGCTTATCAATGCCGAGTTTTTTAAATTCATTCCGAATACCTCAATATAATGATCTCTTCCAGAAAATAAAGCCTCATAAAATATTGGGAAAATGGCTGACGAAATAACCAACGGATATACCGAATTGGCCCAATCGTAAAATGCCCATGCGTTCAATAACTTTTTGCTTCCTTTTGCTAAATCTGCCATGTTAGTTTTTTATTTGCGAATTTATTTATTTTTTGATTGGAACAATAACAAATGACGTTTTTTCACAGATTAATTTTTTATTTTAAATTACTGAATCCATTCTTGAAATTAGATATTAAAAAAGCTACTCCTTTTGAGAATAGCTTGAAGAATTTTAAAATGTAATTTTTCTGAATCTGATAATTATTTAGTAGCATTGACCTTGGCAGCAATCTCTTTTGCTTCAGGTATTAATTTTTGCAAATTGGCTATACGAGTAGCATCAGAAGGGTGTGTGCTAAAGAATTCTGATTGTGCAGCTCCACCGGATTGTGCAGCCATCCTTTGCCAAAAAGCAATAGTCTCATCTGGATTAAATCCGGCAATAGTCATCAAAATTAGCCCCAATCTGTCGGCTTCGCTTTCATGGCTTCTGCTAAAAGGAAGCATTGCTCCTACTTCGGTTCCTAAACCATAATATTGTTGCCACATTTGCTGTTTTTCGGCACTTTGGCCTCCTGTAGCTACTGCAAGACCTACGGCACCAATTTGCTGTAGTTGTGCTGCACTCATCCTTTGTGCACCGTGATTTGCTATAGCGTGAGAAACTTCATGCCCCATAACTGTTGCTAATCCATTGTCGTCTTTGGTTATTGGTAAAATCCCCGAATACACAACGATTTTCCCTCCTGGCATACACCATGCATTTACATCTTTGCTATCGACCAAATTATATTCCCATTGATACCCTTTCAAATATTCTGGTTTTCCTTTGTAATTCGCGTACTTTTCTGCTGCAGCTTTAATTCTTAATCCAACACTTTCTACTCTTTTGGCATCTGGTGTTCCTGTAATGACTTTATTGTCTTTCAAAAAAGTACCGTACTCCTGAAAAGAAGTAGCAAATAAATTATCGTTGGATACAAAATTAAGTTCTTTTTTACCTGTGATGGGATTGGATGCACAAGAGTAAACTAAATATGTTATTGCTATTCCAATGAAAAAAAACTTTTTCATAATCTTTAGGTTTAATTGTTTGACATAAAATTACGATTTTTTCTGTTTATTATTCTAAAAAAGAGATTCAAATCTACTCTATTGTTCTGATATTCAACAATAAACATTGCCTTATTAATTTTAAGATATTTTAAAAATTACAGCACTCAAAGGCGGAAGCTTTATAGGAGCAGAATATTCCTTTCCGTCATAAGGATCAATTTCTATCACAATTTTTTTATTGTTTTTCACTCCACTACCTCCAAAATCTGTACTGTCACTATTGAATATTTCTGTAAGTTTTCCTGATTTAGGCAATCCTATTCTATAATTTTCACGTACTACTGGAGTAAAATTGAGAACAACTATCAAATCGTCTTTGGAATCGTTTCCTTTTCGGATGAAAGATAACACAGCCTGTTCGTGATCGGAGTAGTTAATCCATTCAAATCCTTCTGGGCTGAATTGTTTTTCATACAAAGCCGGTTCTGTTTTGTATAATGAATTAAGTTTGGTAATTGTTGATTTTATTCCATTGTGAAAAGGATATTGCAATAAATGCCAATCCAAACTGTTTTGGAAATCCCATTCTCCACTTTGACCAAATTCAGAACCCATAAACAATAATTTTGTTCCGGGATGGGCAAACATATAGCTGTAAAGCAATCTTAAATTTGCAAATTTTTGCCACTCATCTCCAGGCATTCTTCCCGCAATCGATCTTTTGCCATACACCACTTCATCATGTGAAAGCGGAAGCATGAAGTTCTCTGTATAGGTATATGTCATTGAAAATGTCAAGTCATTTTGATGGTATTTTCGATAGACTGGCTCTTTTTGAAAATATTCTAATGTATCGTGCATCCAACCCATCATCCACTTCATTCCAAAACCTAATCCACCGGCAAACGTAGGTCTGGATACCATCGGAAAAGAAGTGCTTTCTTCGGCGATTGTTTGCACACCTTCATAATTTGAATATACTGCTTCGTTAAAATCTTTCAAAAAACTTATCGTATCCAGGTTTTCTCTTCCTCCATAAAAATTTGGTTCCCACTCACCATCATTTCTTGAATAATCTAGATAAAGCATTGAAGCAACAGCATCTACTCTAAGACCATCAATGTGATAATGATGTAGCCAAAAAAGCGCATTACTGATCAAAAAGGAGCGAACTTCATTTCGTCCATAATTGAAAACCAAACTTTTCCAATCTGGGTGATATCCCTTGCGGCGATCTGGGTGCTCAAATAAATTGGAACCATCAAAAAATCCTAAACCATGTGCATCTTCAGGAAAATGTGAAGGAACCCAATCCAAAATAACTCCGATGCCGGCTTGGTGCAATTTATCGACAAGCAGCATAAAATCCTGAGGATTTCCAAAACGGGAAGTTGGAGCAAAATAGCCTACCAATTGATAACCCCATGAAGGATCATAAGGATATTCCATAATTGGCATGAATTCGACATGTGTAAAGCCTGTTTCTTTTACATATTTTACAAGATCTTCGGCATACTCTTGATAAGTTAAAAAGCGATTTTCTTCTCCATGTCTTTTCCAAGAACCCAAATGAACTTCATAAACGGAATATGGTTTGTCCAAATCGTTGTGTTCTTTTCGGTTTTGCATCCATTTTTCGTCTTTCCAATTGTAATCCAGATCCCAAATAACCGAAGCGGTATGTGGAGGCTTTTCGCAGTAAAAGGCAAATGGATCAGCTTTTTCTGTGATTACTCCCCCGTTGTTGGATTGAATTTTGTATTTATAAGTTGTTCCTTGTTCGATTCCGGGAATAAATCCTTCCCAAATACCAGATGAATCCCATCTTACTTGCAATTGATGTTCTCCCTGAATCCAGTAATTAAAATCTCCAACTACAGAAACCGTTCTTGCTGATGGTGCCCATACGGCAAAATATACTCCTTTTACACCATCAACTTCTATGGGATGTGCACCTAGTTTTTCGTATAGTCTAAAATGTTTTCCTGCTTTGAATAAATCGATGTCAAAATCCGTAAAAAGCGAATAGGTTTGTACTTTGTTCATTTTTTGTTTTTTATTTTCTTCTAAAATGTAATTAGTTAGCTTTGTTAAACCCCATTATACTGGCAATTCCAGTCAAGGGAATTACGGACCACCTTGGTCTGGAATTCAATTCATAACCCAATTCGTAAATAGCTTTTTCTAAAAGGCAATATTTTAATAAAAAGTCAATTTCTTTTTGATAACCAATATTCAGATTGCCAGATTGTGCCACTTCGGTATAGGTGTTCAAAAAGACACCCACGAAATATTTATATAAAATTTCTCCAGCGTGAAAAAGTTCATTTTGTGAATACGGATATTTATCGTTGCTGTTGAAGATTGTTGCGTAAATCGCATAATGAAAAGAACGAAACATTCCGGCTACATCTTTTAGCGGAGGCTGTTTTACTTTTCTGTCCCTAATGGTACTTTCTGGTTCTCCTTCGAAATCAAGAATCCAAAAATCGTCTCCATTGACTAAAACCTGTCCCAAATGATAATCTCCATGAATACGAATTCGCTCCGATTTCATCTGTGTCCAATCAAATTGAATAAACGCTTTTCGAATTTCTTTTTTATGATCCAAAAACTGATTGGCGAGCTCCAGTTCTAATCCATCCAGCTTGTGTAAATTATTTTCCAGAATATTGAGACGGTTCTGAAACTGATACGTTAATCTGTTTTTTAGCCAAACTGAATAATCACCATTGTAGGTAAGCGGCGTAAAAGCCGTTTCATGGATGTCGCTGCCCAATGCGATGTGCATTTCGGCAGTTCGGGTTGCCAGTTTTTGAATTCTTAAAAAAATGCTTAATCCTGCCCAATCAATAATTTCATGGGGTACATTGTTTAATTGTAATCTGTGGAAAAGTGCTATGTCCGGAAGTTTATTAATAGCGATTTTTTTTGTTTTTAAATTGTCAAAAATTCGATCCACTTCTTCGAGCATATACTTCCATGCATCACCTTGATTTGGAACTAATTCCTGCATTAACCCTAGTGTAATATTCCCATCCGAAGACTCAATGCTCATGCTTCCTGTATAAGCCGGCGAATGTTTAAAATTCATTCGTTCTGTTAAAAAACGGCTTATTTCATAATCGGGATTCATGTTGATGTAAATCCTTCTGAAAATTTTCAGAACCAATTTTTCATTGTAAATAATCGAAGTATTGCTTTGTTCTACGCCCATAAAACGGGAAGAAATATACTCTTTGTCATGCAATACTTTTCCTTTATGGAATTTCACATTTGATTCTTCATGTTTTTTGGAATGAATGATTTTCTCAAAAAGTAATTTCCTAAAATCTTCCTGATGCAATGCATCCACAAGGTATCCCTCTTTTTCGTCCATGATGACCGGAGCAATAACGGTATTGGTATCCAAATCTTCTTCAGACATAAATGCCAATGGCATAAAATAATGCTGATAAAAAGCTTCTTTAAAATTTACTTCTAACAAAACTCCGTAATATGTATTGTCGTTTGAACTTATTTTAAAAGAATGTACAATTTCAATATATTTCAGGGTGCTGGCTTTTCCTCCATACCATCTTTTATTGATAATGTAATTTTCTAAAATATCAGTGGCAAAAATTTTAATAAAATTTTCGTCTTCAAGCGCATTATCCCAACTTGTGTGAAATACAAGAGGGTCTTTATACTCGGCTTCGTTAATTTTTTCAGCCATTATTTATGAATTTTAAATAAGTGAAAAGGCAATTCAGGAGAAAGTTCTACATAATTCCATTCGTTATCCCATGCATAGGTGTTTCCGGTTATCAAATCGGTAATTTGAATGTTTTGAGTACCAATTTTTTCAATTGGAAGTTTCACCATTGCCCTTCCGGTATGATGTGCATCCAAACTAACAACCATTAAAGTCTCATCTTGTTTTTCGTCATCAAATTTATAATAGGCAATTATCTGTTCATTGTTTGTCTCACAAAAAGCAATATTATTAGTTTGCTGTAATGAAGAATGTTCCTTACGGAGTATGTTGATTTTTTTGATAAGAGCAATTAATTTATTTTGAATGTTCCAGTCCCATTTGTAACATTGATACTTTTCAGAGTGCAGATATTCTTCTTTTCCCTGTGCCATTGGAGTACTAATCATGTATTCGAAAACAGGGCCATAAATCCCAACATTGGAACTTAAAGTTGCTGCCAGAAAATATTTTTGCAAATGAATAGACTCGTTTCCATTTTGCAATGCAAAAGGATTTATGTCTGGTGTATTGGGCCAAAAATTAGGTCTGTAAAATTCTTTTTGTTCTGTTTGAGTCAATTCCTCCACATATTCGGTCAATTCTTTCTTGGTATTTCTCCATGTAAAATAAGTGTAAGATTGACTAAAACCTTGTTTTGCCAACTCATTCATTATTTTTGGACGCGTAAATGCTTCTGCCAAAAACAAAACATTTGGATGTTTCTTTTTGACTTCGGCGATAAGCCAACCCCAAAAATAAAATGGTTTGGTATGAGGATTGTCTACTCTGAAAATTTGAATATCACATTCTTCAATCCAAAATAAGGCAACATCCAGTAATTCCTTCCAAAGATTTTTCCAATCTGAGGTCTCAAAATAGATTGGCTGAATGTCTTGGTATTTTTTTGGAGGATTTTCGGCGTATTGAACGGTTCCGTCTGGTCTCCATTTAAACCACTGCGGAAAATCCTTCACATACGGATGATCTGGCGCCGCCTGCAATGCGTAATCCATTGCGACTTCGATTCCCAGATTTTTTGCTTTTTGTACCAATTCTTTAAAATCCTCAATAGTTCCCAATTCGGGATGTGTAGATTTGTGTCCTCCATATTGAGAACCAATTCCCCAAGGCGAACCTACATCACCCCATTCTGCGTTTGTAGCGTTATTTTTCCCTTTTCGGTTTACTTCACCAATCGGATGAATAGGAGGAAAATAAAGTGTATCAAATCCCATATCGGCAACTCTGGAAAGTAATCGTTCACAGTCTTTGAAAGTACCATGTTTTCCATCTTCGGCAGATGCAGAACGTGGAAAAAATTCATACCAGGTACTGAATAAGGCTTTTTTTCTATCAACATATATTTCCAATTCAATTGATTTATTTTCTAAAAAGCGAATTGGGTATTTTTTGAAAATATGAAATAGTCTTTCTGATTTTGTTTCTCTAACGGCATTATCATATTCATGCTCAGTCGTAAAATAATAAATTAACTGATTCAGATATTCATTATCAGCTCCGTCGACCAAATTCAAAATAGCTCGAACATATTCTGCACCTTCCAATAATTCGGATTTAACGTATTGATTGTCATTGATTTTTCGTTCGGTACCATGTTGCCAGTTCAAAGCATAATCGACCCATCCTTCAACAAAATAGGTGTATTTCCCTTGTTTGTCAACTTGGAATTCGGCAAACCATTCATCATTGTGAGTGGGAGTCATTCGAACTTCCCTCCATTCATTTTCGGATTCGTGCTTAAATTTGACACAAGATTCCACAACATCATGTCCATCTGAAAAAACTTCAGCGGTAACAACTACTTTTTGGCCAACAATTCTTTTAATGGCAAAGTTGCCTCCATTAAGCTGGGGCAAAACATTTTCTATAATAATACGGGTTTGATTCTGCATAGCATGAGTTAAATAGAACATGTAATTTAGTAAATATTACTCTTTTAAGGAATTAAATTATTAAAAAATAAGTATCCAAAAAAGATAAAAATTACACCAAATTAAAACCACATTAAATGGGTTTTTATATTTGGTGTATTGTTTTTCAAAAGTTCTTTAAAGTTAATTATTATTCGATTTTATAATTATTTGGAATTATGGCTTCTTTTCGAATAACAATAATTCCATCTTTTACACAGTATAATTCATTGTTTGAATCGGGTAAATGTTTTCCGCCTTTAATATATACATCGTCACCAATTCTGCAATTTTTATCCACAATAGCATAATCAATATAACATCTTTCTCCAATTCCAATTACCGGTTTTCCTTTTTCGATATCGTCTTTGATGTCATCGATATTCTGATAAAAATCATTACCCATCACATAAGTGTTTTTAACCACCGTTTCTTCACCTATTCGGGATCTGTTTCCAATTATCGATTTGGTAATTTCTTTGGCTCGAATAATACAGCCTTCGGAGATTACGGACTTTTCAACCATCGTTTTATGAAATTTTGATGGAGACAGCAAACGTGGTCTTGTGAAGATTTTATTTTTGTTATCAAATAAATTGAATTTTGGCAGATCATCTGTTAATCCAATATTCGCTTCAAAAAAGGAGTCAATATTTCCAATATCAGTCCAGTATCCTTCGTATTGATAGCTTAGTAATTTTTTGTTCCCAACAGCTTGCGGAATAATTTCTTTTCCAAAATCTTTTGTGTTTGGATCAGACATTAAATCAATCAATAATTTTCTGTTGAAAATATAGATTCCCATAGAAGCCAAATAGTTTTTTCCAAGGATTTTCATTTCTTCGCTTACCTCTGATGTCCATTCGGGCAATAATTCTTTGGCAGGTTTTTCTATAAAAGAAACAATCTCATTCTCTGAATTGGTTTTTAATATACCGAATTCAGGAGCATCTTTGTCATTTACAGGCAAAGTTGCAATAGAAATATCAGCATCGGCCTCGATATGAGCTTCAATCATTTCATTAAAATCCATTTGATACAATTGATCACCAGATAGAATTAAGGCATAATCAAATTCATGGTTTAAAAAATGAGACATACATTGTCTAACTGCATCTGCAGTACCCTGAAACCAGGTTGGGTTGTCTGGTGTTTGCTCTGCTGCCAGGATATCAACAAAAGACTGGCTGAAAATGCTGAAATTATAGGTGTTTTTAATGTGCGCATTCAAAGATGCAGAATTGAATTGCGTTAGCACAAACATTCTTCGTACATCAGAATTTATACAATTAGAAATCGGAATATCAACCAACCTGTATTTTCCTGCGATAGGGACAGCAGGTTTTGATCTTTTGGCTGTTAATGGATATAATCTTGAACCCTGGCCGCCTCCCAAAATAATTGCGATAACATTTTTCTTTTTAGCTTTCATATTTCTTTGCAATAATTAAATTATATAATTCTAAATATTCTTGGCTAACATTTTCCCAAGAATGATCTGTATTCATTCCTTTTATTCTTAATGCATTGGTGCGGTCTTTATCTTTATATAAATTGACCGCTCTATCTATGGCGTCACAAACATCTTCTGCCGAAGGCTGTTCATGGCAAATTCCATTTCCATTGTCTTCAAAATCACTAATTGTATCTCTCAAGCCACCAGTTCTTCGTACAATTGGTATTGTTCCATATCGCAAAGCATACATCTGATTCAATCCGCAAGGCTCAACGCGTGACGGAATCATAATAAAATCTGAACCTGCATAGGTTTTATGCGCCAGTTCTTCATTGTAACCTATATATACGGAATAATTTCCTTTATAAACGGGAAGCAACTGTGTCAGTTGATTTTCTATTTCCGTATCTCCATATCCCAGAATCAGTATATTAATTTCTTCTTTTAAAGTTGCCATAGCTGATTGAACTACTTTTGACAGTAAATCAGCACCTTTTTCATTATATAATCTTCCAATAAAGCTAAAAAGTGGTTTTGCTGGATTCATTCCAAAATGCAAACACAATTCTTCTTTATTTCGTTGTTTTCCTTCGTAAAAATCAGAATTCGAATAATTTGTATTAATCATAAAATCCTTTTCGGGATTCCAAATAGTAAGGTCAATTCCGTTGAGAATACCTTTTGATTTGTCTCGAACCCGCTGATACAATGTTTCCAATCCACTACCCGTATAATTTATTTCGTTGAGATAACTTGGAGAAACAGTTGTAATTGCATCGGCGCATTTTATTCCTGAGGCCAAAGAATTAATATAATTTTCCCATTCCAACTCTTTTATATGAACCAAATCAAATTCGGGCAAATAATATAATTTATTAAATGTAAATATCCCTTGGTACAAACTGTTATGAATCGTAATCAGGGTTGTTATGTCTTTTATTTTCTCATATTTTGGACAAAATTTTTTCATAAAAGGAATCAATCCTGTATGATGATCATGGCAATGAATGATATCAGGCATTGAATTTCTTCCAATTATCCAGTCTAATGTTGCAATCTGAAAAGATACAAACCGTTCTATATCGTCTTTATAATTATAAACGTTAGGGCGGTCAAAAAGTTCTGGTATTTCTATCAGATACAATTCAAAACCCAATTTATTGGATGTTTCCTTTTGTACAGTAAAAGGGAAATTAAAAGTGCCAAGTTTTAATTTTCCCCAATGAACGCACTCAAAATTATTTTCTTTTCTAAACGTTGTTTCATAAGACGGAATAACTACACGAACCTGATTTTTGAAGCTACTTTGATATTTTGGCAACGCTCCAATTACATCGGCCAAGCCACCCACTTTTGCTACTGGGTAACATTCTGCTCCAATGTGAAATATCTCCATGAATTTTACTTTATTTTTAATGACAGGGCTTTAATAATCTCCATCATTTGAATACAAAAATTAAAAAATAACTTTTTTTGTGGGGTTTATTCAAGTTATTTTACCATTAAATTTATTAGTACTTTTATGTTTTTTTAAATATAATTAAAAAAAACTAAATACTCAATCAATTGTTCAATTTTATTGATATGACAAAAAATACTTCGAATCATATAAAGCCTTTGAAAATTCCTAAGATTTTAGTACTCTCTAGTAAGGTTATTGCGTTTTTGTCAGACAAATGGGTAACTGTTTACGCTTCAAAATTATTTACAACTCCCATAAAACATAAAGTTCCGAAACGAGAAATTGATATGGATCAAAAGAGTATCCAACAAATGATTGTAATTCCCGAGATAAATAGAAAGGTAAATATCTATCAATACGGGAAAAGCGAGAAAAAAGTGTTGCTGGTTCATGGATGGTCAGGAAGAGGAACACAATTGTGCAAAATTGCAGATGAAATGCTGAAACTAGGATATGCAACTGTTAGTTTTGATGCTCCAGCACATGGTAAATCGCCAGGAAACTCAACTATTATGGTGGATTTTATTGCTTCAATTTTGGAAATAGACAGACTATTTGGGCCTTTTGAAATTGCTATTGGACATTCTCTGGGAGGCATGTCTGTGCTAAATGCCATTAAAAAAGATTTCCGTGTAGATAAGGCAATCATTATAGGAAGCGGCGATATTGTTCAGGATATTACAGATGATTTTATTTCGAAGTTAGGATTGAAACCCAAAATCAGTAAACTACTGTGTCAGTATTTTGAAAAAAAATATGGTGAAAGAATGGAAAATTTTGATGCGTATAAAGCTGCAGAAAAAACATTAATTCCAACTTTGGTAATTCATGACGAAAATGATCCCGAAGTTCCTGTTAAAGCAGGAATACATATTTATGATCATCTTAAAAACGGAGAATTGATGTTGACCAAAAGATTAGGTCATAGAAAGATTCTTGCTGATTTTCTGGTGATTGAAAAAATAACTAATTTTATTAAAAAATAATAATCATGAACTATCCTTTTTTAAAATCAGAAAAAGAATGGGAAGAAGAATTAGGAGCCGAGCGTTACAGAATTCTTCGGCAAAAAGGAACCGAATACCCACATACCGGTAAATATAATTTGCATTTTGAAAATGGAGTATATTGCTGTGGCGGCTGCGGCACTTCCCTATTTGAAAGTGATTCTAAGTTTGATGCCCATTGTGGATGGCCGTCTTTTGATAAATCGATCCCAGGAAAAGTAGAATATATTGTCGATAATTCACATGGAATGCAACGAACTGAAATTGTTTGTGCTAATTGTGGAGGTCATTTAGGACACGTTTTTGAAGATGGTCCTACAAAAACCGGACAGCGTTATTGCGTAAATTCGTTGTCAGTAGATTTTAAAGAAAAATAATTGAATTTCGTTAAACAAAAAAGCTTTACATATTAAATTGTAAAGCTTTTTTGTTTAGGAAAAAGTTTTAAAAAGCCACATTCCACCTTGGTAATCTGCCATTTTCATTTAGAAAATTCTGCAAAATTTGCCCTTCAACACTTGTTGGAATTGCTTTTATTGTATCATTGAAAGTTTCAAACCAAAACACTTCCAAAGCATCAATATTTCCCTTTTTCATTTGTGTTGGCCATGAATATTTTCGGCCTGTTTTTGCAAATTGATGACCATTTACAATTTTGTCATATAGGCCTCCATTTTTACTTTTTAGAGTTCCGTCATTTTGAACCGTTCCTGTAGAACCAACCATTATTAATTCTTTAGTATCATTTGCAACAGCGTAAACAACAAAAACTCCACTTCCTGTTTGTGAGGCGTCACAAACTGCTTCTAAATTATCTTCTTGTGAAAACGTAAAATTTCCTTTTACTGTAAACTGTTCTAATTCTTTGTACATATCCTATTTATTAATCAAAATGCCCCACAAAATCGTGAGGCATTTTGGAATTTATTATTTATGATATTGGAAATTATCCCAATATTTCTTTAACTTTTTTACCAATT belongs to Flavobacterium gilvum and includes:
- a CDS encoding head GIN domain-containing protein, translated to MKKSTLLIFLSVLFLSVTGIAQTKIKGNGKVITEKRTTAGYDEISVSGFYDVVLVSGTEGAITIEGEENILPHVKIEVSGNVLKIYNDKVSFDTKKDVTVTVPIEQINALSLSGSGDITTKTSIVSPVFKAKLSGSGDLTLDVKNTDFEINLSGSGDIVLKGSSDNFTSKVSGSGDIDAVNLLTKKANVTVSGSGDMKLNCSESLYARVSGSGDIEYKGNPQQKDTKVSGSGDITKI
- a CDS encoding MFS transporter, producing the protein MADLAKGSKKLLNAWAFYDWANSVYPLVISSAIFPIFYEALFSGRDHYIEVFGMNLKNSALISFVTAAAFLMVAFFSPLLSGIADYVGNKKSFMKFFCYMGALSCIGLNWFSLENIYVGLFFYFFGLIGFWGSLVFYNSYLPDIAFTEQQDAVSAKGYSLGYIGSVILLIVNLAMVMMPDTFGITGSTKGEAAMKAMKYSFVMVGIWWMLFSQYTYYFLPKGNKNEARKVTKAVVFNGFKELKKVWGLLESNIPLKRYLASFFVYSMAVQTVMLIATYFGSQEIAWESPSQSQTGLIICILLIQIIAICGAILTSKASAKFGNIPTLIVINCFWAILCSAAFFIKTPNQFYIMAALVGLVMGGIQALSRSTYSKLLPETEDTASFFSFYDVTEKIGIVIGMCVYGAIDQITGSPRLAIVFLTAFFIIGIFLLKRVPKKEIGE
- a CDS encoding M48 family metallopeptidase, with product MKKFFFIGIAITYLVYSCASNPITGKKELNFVSNDNLFATSFQEYGTFLKDNKVITGTPDAKRVESVGLRIKAAAEKYANYKGKPEYLKGYQWEYNLVDSKDVNAWCMPGGKIVVYSGILPITKDDNGLATVMGHEVSHAIANHGAQRMSAAQLQQIGAVGLAVATGGQSAEKQQMWQQYYGLGTEVGAMLPFSRSHESEADRLGLILMTIAGFNPDETIAFWQRMAAQSGGAAQSEFFSTHPSDATRIANLQKLIPEAKEIAAKVNATK
- the glgB gene encoding 1,4-alpha-glucan branching protein GlgB: MNKVQTYSLFTDFDIDLFKAGKHFRLYEKLGAHPIEVDGVKGVYFAVWAPSARTVSVVGDFNYWIQGEHQLQVRWDSSGIWEGFIPGIEQGTTYKYKIQSNNGGVITEKADPFAFYCEKPPHTASVIWDLDYNWKDEKWMQNRKEHNDLDKPYSVYEVHLGSWKRHGEENRFLTYQEYAEDLVKYVKETGFTHVEFMPIMEYPYDPSWGYQLVGYFAPTSRFGNPQDFMLLVDKLHQAGIGVILDWVPSHFPEDAHGLGFFDGSNLFEHPDRRKGYHPDWKSLVFNYGRNEVRSFLISNALFWLHHYHIDGLRVDAVASMLYLDYSRNDGEWEPNFYGGRENLDTISFLKDFNEAVYSNYEGVQTIAEESTSFPMVSRPTFAGGLGFGMKWMMGWMHDTLEYFQKEPVYRKYHQNDLTFSMTYTYTENFMLPLSHDEVVYGKRSIAGRMPGDEWQKFANLRLLYSYMFAHPGTKLLFMGSEFGQSGEWDFQNSLDWHLLQYPFHNGIKSTITKLNSLYKTEPALYEKQFSPEGFEWINYSDHEQAVLSFIRKGNDSKDDLIVVLNFTPVVRENYRIGLPKSGKLTEIFNSDSTDFGGSGVKNNKKIVIEIDPYDGKEYSAPIKLPPLSAVIFKIS
- a CDS encoding maltokinase N-terminal cap-like domain-containing protein — translated: MAEKINEAEYKDPLVFHTSWDNALEDENFIKIFATDILENYIINKRWYGGKASTLKYIEIVHSFKISSNDNTYYGVLLEVNFKEAFYQHYFMPLAFMSEEDLDTNTVIAPVIMDEKEGYLVDALHQEDFRKLLFEKIIHSKKHEESNVKFHKGKVLHDKEYISSRFMGVEQSNTSIIYNEKLVLKIFRRIYINMNPDYEISRFLTERMNFKHSPAYTGSMSIESSDGNITLGLMQELVPNQGDAWKYMLEEVDRIFDNLKTKKIAINKLPDIALFHRLQLNNVPHEIIDWAGLSIFLRIQKLATRTAEMHIALGSDIHETAFTPLTYNGDYSVWLKNRLTYQFQNRLNILENNLHKLDGLELELANQFLDHKKEIRKAFIQFDWTQMKSERIRIHGDYHLGQVLVNGDDFWILDFEGEPESTIRDRKVKQPPLKDVAGMFRSFHYAIYATIFNSNDKYPYSQNELFHAGEILYKYFVGVFLNTYTEVAQSGNLNIGYQKEIDFLLKYCLLEKAIYELGYELNSRPRWSVIPLTGIASIMGFNKAN